One genomic segment of Mytilus galloprovincialis chromosome 5, xbMytGall1.hap1.1, whole genome shotgun sequence includes these proteins:
- the LOC143075915 gene encoding uncharacterized protein LOC143075915 isoform X2, producing MLIDTGNNHKISNTLNPNSKNVCPEKLPPINDEFRNISKDAFGVKCCPNFLERNGMCEPCPAGTYGKSCINQCLPGSYGMLCKAKCNCSSVQECHNIFGCVCKTGHRGDNCDQDISYEDSTVTIINSTSIPSKAIIIEETTVKYNGSSNMDWLLYTLCIAGVIVLTAFTHLLRSYQQRKSSKRTKSEKVVWESTTTSPYTGTYDEIDENVLTDNTPGLCVTAQQSRIEAVYFVPQESTYSTTITGQVKTDYLDPVFEAELKEGEKSEDQILTCSSSKDSIGTDSVRSSTHEHLHRNRVPVTIHQFIESSSGVDADTTENKCSHTYQSLQKESQISSNKYEQLQNPDSKIADNSKLQAVTQFIYGTNELTNVINKYAGSDKTINSCDENPSTHDKLMKGDENPSADFSVKKLQ from the exons ATATCAAATACTCTGAATCCGAACTCGAAGAACGTATGCCCTGAAAAGTTGCCACCAATAAACGA TGAATTTCGAAACATTTCAAAGGATGCGTTTGGAGTAAAATGCTGTCCAAACTTCTTGGAAAGAAACGGCATGTGTGAAC CATGTCCAGCGGGAACTTACGGAAAGTCCTGTATAAACCAGTGCTTACCGGGTTCTTATGGAATGCTATGCAAAGCTAAATGCAATTGTAGTTCAGTCCAAGAATGTCACAATATATTCGGATGTGTTTGTAAAACAGGTCATAGAGGAGACAATTGTGATCAAG ACATATCATATGAAGACAGTACCGTCACAATAATAAATTCTACTAGCATTCCGAGTAAAGCTATCATTATTGAAGAGACAACAGTAAAATACAATG GATCATCAAATATGGATTGGCTTTTGTATACACTTTGTATAGCTGGTGTTATAGTGTTGACTGCGTTTACTCATTTATTGCGTTCTTACCAACAGCGAAAATCATCTAAAAGAACTAAAAGCGAAAAAGTAGTTTGGGAATCGACTACAACTTCTCCGTATACTGGCACTTACGACGAAATTGACGAAAACGTATTAACAGATAACACGCCAGGTTTATGCGTGACAGCACAGCAATCTAGAATTGAAGCTGTATACTTTGTTCCACAAGAAAGTACTTATAGCACAACAATCACTGGACAAGTTAAAACAGATTATCTTGATCCTGTTTTCGAAGCTGAATTAAAAGAAGGAGAGAAATCGGAGGATCAAATTTTAACTTGCTCCTCATCTAAAGATTCGATAGGTACCGACAGTGTAAGATCTTCTACGCATGAACATTTACATCGAAATAGAGTACCAGTGACGATTCATCAGTTTATCGAAAGTTCGTCGGGTGTTGATGCAGATACTACCGAAAATAAATGTTCTCATACGTATCAATCCCTACAAAAAGAGAGTCAGATTTCAAGTAACAAGTATGAACAACTCCAAAACCCAGATAGTAAGATCGCAGATAATTCAAAATTACAGGCAGTTACTCAGTTTATATATGGAACCAATGAACTTACaaatgtaataaacaaatatGCAGGATCTGACAAAACAATTAACAGTTGTGATGAAAATCCGTCAACTCACGACAAGCTGATGAAAGGCGACGAAAATCCTAGTGCTGATTTTAGTGTTAAGAAACTCCAGTAA
- the LOC143075915 gene encoding uncharacterized protein LOC143075915 isoform X3 encodes MCEPCPAGTYGKSCINQCLPGSYGMLCKAKCNCSSVQECHNIFGCVCKTGHRGDNCDQDISYEDSTVTIINSTSIPSKAIIIEETTVKYNGSSNMDWLLYTLCIAGVIVLTAFTHLLRSYQQRKSSKRTKSEKVVWESTTTSPYTGTYDEIDENVLTDNTPGLCVTAQQSRIEAVYFVPQESTYSTTITGQVKTDYLDPVFEAELKEGEKSEDQILTCSSSKDSIGTDSVRSSTHEHLHRNRVPVTIHQFIESSSGVDADTTENKCSHTYQSLQKESQISSNKYEQLQNPDSKIADNSKLQAVTQFIYGTNELTNVINKYAGSDKTINSCDENPSTHDKLMKGDENPSADFSVKKLQ; translated from the exons ATGTGTGAAC CATGTCCAGCGGGAACTTACGGAAAGTCCTGTATAAACCAGTGCTTACCGGGTTCTTATGGAATGCTATGCAAAGCTAAATGCAATTGTAGTTCAGTCCAAGAATGTCACAATATATTCGGATGTGTTTGTAAAACAGGTCATAGAGGAGACAATTGTGATCAAG ACATATCATATGAAGACAGTACCGTCACAATAATAAATTCTACTAGCATTCCGAGTAAAGCTATCATTATTGAAGAGACAACAGTAAAATACAATG GATCATCAAATATGGATTGGCTTTTGTATACACTTTGTATAGCTGGTGTTATAGTGTTGACTGCGTTTACTCATTTATTGCGTTCTTACCAACAGCGAAAATCATCTAAAAGAACTAAAAGCGAAAAAGTAGTTTGGGAATCGACTACAACTTCTCCGTATACTGGCACTTACGACGAAATTGACGAAAACGTATTAACAGATAACACGCCAGGTTTATGCGTGACAGCACAGCAATCTAGAATTGAAGCTGTATACTTTGTTCCACAAGAAAGTACTTATAGCACAACAATCACTGGACAAGTTAAAACAGATTATCTTGATCCTGTTTTCGAAGCTGAATTAAAAGAAGGAGAGAAATCGGAGGATCAAATTTTAACTTGCTCCTCATCTAAAGATTCGATAGGTACCGACAGTGTAAGATCTTCTACGCATGAACATTTACATCGAAATAGAGTACCAGTGACGATTCATCAGTTTATCGAAAGTTCGTCGGGTGTTGATGCAGATACTACCGAAAATAAATGTTCTCATACGTATCAATCCCTACAAAAAGAGAGTCAGATTTCAAGTAACAAGTATGAACAACTCCAAAACCCAGATAGTAAGATCGCAGATAATTCAAAATTACAGGCAGTTACTCAGTTTATATATGGAACCAATGAACTTACaaatgtaataaacaaatatGCAGGATCTGACAAAACAATTAACAGTTGTGATGAAAATCCGTCAACTCACGACAAGCTGATGAAAGGCGACGAAAATCCTAGTGCTGATTTTAGTGTTAAGAAACTCCAGTAA
- the LOC143075915 gene encoding uncharacterized protein LOC143075915 isoform X1: MHYSLMLVAVAYLLQISNTLNPNSKNVCPEKLPPINDEFRNISKDAFGVKCCPNFLERNGMCEPCPAGTYGKSCINQCLPGSYGMLCKAKCNCSSVQECHNIFGCVCKTGHRGDNCDQDISYEDSTVTIINSTSIPSKAIIIEETTVKYNGSSNMDWLLYTLCIAGVIVLTAFTHLLRSYQQRKSSKRTKSEKVVWESTTTSPYTGTYDEIDENVLTDNTPGLCVTAQQSRIEAVYFVPQESTYSTTITGQVKTDYLDPVFEAELKEGEKSEDQILTCSSSKDSIGTDSVRSSTHEHLHRNRVPVTIHQFIESSSGVDADTTENKCSHTYQSLQKESQISSNKYEQLQNPDSKIADNSKLQAVTQFIYGTNELTNVINKYAGSDKTINSCDENPSTHDKLMKGDENPSADFSVKKLQ; encoded by the exons atgcaTTATAGTTTGATGCTTGTAGCAGTTGCATATTTGTTACAGATATCAAATACTCTGAATCCGAACTCGAAGAACGTATGCCCTGAAAAGTTGCCACCAATAAACGA TGAATTTCGAAACATTTCAAAGGATGCGTTTGGAGTAAAATGCTGTCCAAACTTCTTGGAAAGAAACGGCATGTGTGAAC CATGTCCAGCGGGAACTTACGGAAAGTCCTGTATAAACCAGTGCTTACCGGGTTCTTATGGAATGCTATGCAAAGCTAAATGCAATTGTAGTTCAGTCCAAGAATGTCACAATATATTCGGATGTGTTTGTAAAACAGGTCATAGAGGAGACAATTGTGATCAAG ACATATCATATGAAGACAGTACCGTCACAATAATAAATTCTACTAGCATTCCGAGTAAAGCTATCATTATTGAAGAGACAACAGTAAAATACAATG GATCATCAAATATGGATTGGCTTTTGTATACACTTTGTATAGCTGGTGTTATAGTGTTGACTGCGTTTACTCATTTATTGCGTTCTTACCAACAGCGAAAATCATCTAAAAGAACTAAAAGCGAAAAAGTAGTTTGGGAATCGACTACAACTTCTCCGTATACTGGCACTTACGACGAAATTGACGAAAACGTATTAACAGATAACACGCCAGGTTTATGCGTGACAGCACAGCAATCTAGAATTGAAGCTGTATACTTTGTTCCACAAGAAAGTACTTATAGCACAACAATCACTGGACAAGTTAAAACAGATTATCTTGATCCTGTTTTCGAAGCTGAATTAAAAGAAGGAGAGAAATCGGAGGATCAAATTTTAACTTGCTCCTCATCTAAAGATTCGATAGGTACCGACAGTGTAAGATCTTCTACGCATGAACATTTACATCGAAATAGAGTACCAGTGACGATTCATCAGTTTATCGAAAGTTCGTCGGGTGTTGATGCAGATACTACCGAAAATAAATGTTCTCATACGTATCAATCCCTACAAAAAGAGAGTCAGATTTCAAGTAACAAGTATGAACAACTCCAAAACCCAGATAGTAAGATCGCAGATAATTCAAAATTACAGGCAGTTACTCAGTTTATATATGGAACCAATGAACTTACaaatgtaataaacaaatatGCAGGATCTGACAAAACAATTAACAGTTGTGATGAAAATCCGTCAACTCACGACAAGCTGATGAAAGGCGACGAAAATCCTAGTGCTGATTTTAGTGTTAAGAAACTCCAGTAA